A region of the Microcystis aeruginosa FD4 genome:
TGGGGAAGTGGGAAGTGGGGAAGTGGGGAAGTGGGGAGGTGGGGTGTGGGGTGTAGGGTGTGGGGTGTGGGGAAGTGGGGAAGTGGGGAATTTAGCTGAAATTTCCCCATCCCCTAACCCCTATCCCCTATCCCCTAAAGATCACTAAATTGTCGCCACCATTGCTGGAGGGGATAATAGACGAGGGGAGTCCAGAGACTACTAAGCAGAGCAGAAGTGAGGCCAATGCGTTGATAATCGAGCCAAAGATCAGCGAGATTTTTACCTCCTTGTAGATAGTATTGAAAAGCGATCGCACCATCGGCAATTAAAGTCATAACAAAGACAATTAAGACCACAGCGATTAATTCTTCTTTAACATAACGTTGTCGGTGTAAACGGGAAGTGAGGAAACCGATCAGACCAAAAACCATGATATGGGAAGGATAATTAGAGGTAAGACTATCTTGAATAGTGCCGATCGCTAATCCAGCCACCACACTATCGAGACAAGAGCGATTGAGACTCCAACTAACCAACCAAATCAGTAACCAATTGGGAGCGATGCCTAAAATCTCCATACCGGGCAGCCGCATTAAGGAAAGAAAGGCACAGAGAAGCAGCGAAGCGATAGTGACTAAAATATTCAGGATAAAACGAGAACGGGCTGATAAACGGCTTAATTTCAGCATAATTCCCCCTCTCACTGCTGGGGTTGCGGGTGAACGAACACCCATTCGAGATTGTCCACGGTGGCGGTAAATTCAATTTTGGCGGTGGGGGCGGGATTTTCCGGTAAATTAAGGGAAATTATGCGACCGATGGCCAACCCCGGCGAAAAAAGACTACTAAAAGCCGAAGTTGTCACCACATCTCCCGGTTTGACATCGGGAGCTTTTTCAAAAAAGCGCAGGGTGGCGACTTGGGAATTCTGACCTTGAATTAAACCCATGGCCCGACTGCGATTCACCGTTGCTCCGATGCGACTTTGGGAATTACTGACCAATAAAACTTTGCTGGTGTGGGGGGTAACTTCCGTAATCCGTCCCACTAAACCGCCAATTCCCGTCACCGAAGCACCCACTTGCACACCATCGGCGCTACCCCGACCGATAATTACCTGTTGCCACCAATCATCGGCGCTGCGGCCAATAATTGGGGCAGAAATCAGGGGTTTTTTCTGGGTTTGATAATAACCAAGCTGTTTTTTTAATTGTTGATTTTGATATTCGACTTCACTTAAACGATTTTGTAATTCTCGCACCCGTTGATCGGCCAGAAGTTGCTCTTGCAGATTAGTTTCCTCTCCCTGAAAAGGACGAGTTAATAAACCATACAATTCTAAAATCGCCCCACTTTGATAGGTGCGAATGTACCAAGCTCCCCCCAGAGTGGCAGCGAGCAGAAACAGTCGCCATCCCTGCTGTGTCCATTTTCGTCGTGCTGAATACATGAGCGATTTAAAACCTCTTGGCTGTGTAGAGTGAGAATCGGTCCATTTTTCCGCTGCTGATAGCTAACGGCTAACCGATCCTAGTGACCTTTAGACATTGCGAGTTGTTTCATTAACGATCCGCTCAAAGAGTTTCTGATTTTTTAACACTTCTCCCGTGCCTTTGACAACACAGCGCAGGGGATCTTCAGCGATATGAGTAACGATACCGGTTTCGTGACTGACTAGGCGATCGAGTCCCCGTAATAAAGCACCTCCTCCCGCTAACATGATGCCGCGATCAATAATATCGGCGGCCAATTCGGGGGGAGTCTTTTCTAGGGTACGTTTGATCGCATCAACGATCACGGAAAGTGGTTCATCCATACTTTCCCGCACTTCTTCCGCTTTTATCGTCACGGTGCGGGGTAAACCGGACATGAGATGCAATCCCCGCACTTCCAGAGGAGGAAATTCATCTCCGGGGGAGGGATAAGCTGAAGCAAGGCGAATTTTAATATCTTCGGCCGTACGTTCGCCGATAATCAGGTTATGGACTTTTTTCAGATAGGCGATAATTGCTTCCGTGAGTTCATCCCCGGCGACGCGCACCGATTCGCTGATCACCGTCCCATCGAGACTGAGAATCGCCACTTCCGTCGTGCCACCACCGATATCGATGATCATATTTCCCGTCGCTTCCGAGACGGGTAAACCGGCACCCAAGGCCGCCGCAACCGGTTCATCAATTAACCCCACTTCTCGCGATCCAGCATTTTTGGCCGCATCCACCACCGCACGTCTTTCTACTCCAGTAATCCCACTGGGAACACCGATTACCATGCGGGGATTGCCAATCGTGCCATCGAGCGCTCGTTTGATGAATTCCGCTAACATGATCTCGCAACTGTAAAAATCGGCGATTACGCCATCGCGCAGGGGTCGCA
Encoded here:
- the mreD gene encoding rod shape-determining protein MreD, which gives rise to MGVRSPATPAVRGGIMLKLSRLSARSRFILNILVTIASLLLCAFLSLMRLPGMEILGIAPNWLLIWLVSWSLNRSCLDSVVAGLAIGTIQDSLTSNYPSHIMVFGLIGFLTSRLHRQRYVKEELIAVVLIVFVMTLIADGAIAFQYYLQGGKNLADLWLDYQRIGLTSALLSSLWTPLVYYPLQQWWRQFSDL
- a CDS encoding rod shape-determining protein, with protein sequence MGFFRGLTLSRDIGIDLGTANTLVYVSGKGIVLEEPSVVAIDQDRNPVAVGEEAKKMLGRTPGHVTALRPLRDGVIADFYSCEIMLAEFIKRALDGTIGNPRMVIGVPSGITGVERRAVVDAAKNAGSREVGLIDEPVAAALGAGLPVSEATGNMIIDIGGGTTEVAILSLDGTVISESVRVAGDELTEAIIAYLKKVHNLIIGERTAEDIKIRLASAYPSPGDEFPPLEVRGLHLMSGLPRTVTIKAEEVRESMDEPLSVIVDAIKRTLEKTPPELAADIIDRGIMLAGGGALLRGLDRLVSHETGIVTHIAEDPLRCVVKGTGEVLKNQKLFERIVNETTRNV
- the mreC gene encoding rod shape-determining protein MreC; its protein translation is MYSARRKWTQQGWRLFLLAATLGGAWYIRTYQSGAILELYGLLTRPFQGEETNLQEQLLADQRVRELQNRLSEVEYQNQQLKKQLGYYQTQKKPLISAPIIGRSADDWWQQVIIGRGSADGVQVGASVTGIGGLVGRITEVTPHTSKVLLVSNSQSRIGATVNRSRAMGLIQGQNSQVATLRFFEKAPDVKPGDVVTTSAFSSLFSPGLAIGRIISLNLPENPAPTAKIEFTATVDNLEWVFVHPQPQQ